A genomic window from Osmerus eperlanus chromosome 5, fOsmEpe2.1, whole genome shotgun sequence includes:
- the LOC134021170 gene encoding uncharacterized protein LOC134021170, with protein sequence MDCIETDDGFSYTCEHLPLFKCQARLRALRGEREAVSFSPGKKCSEAGCSEGCGCLSHGQARRYGETFRQGCEECVCTQGGTVECTCTQATQRKEIRDLTPRDRKRYQRAIRMLHARPGMWEGYAQMRAEFAPQAGNHAYFLPWHRYFLRLVERELQSLSSCQLAVPYFEWTVDSGSLLSSAAWQAGLFGGDGAPGSDCVPHHPFQGWASRSRWSPCLRRSFNTSVWLPDAVTLQKLVNQGDFQLFSQTLQTFSGLFRLWLGGHMASPLAAYDPLYLSHSAFLDKLWTQWQERHGHRDGHVLERGKAHLRGQYSARRGNVRMKPFGVSPDDVMSSKEQLCVVYVPITLGAPCNVTSSQRQSQQGHNTDARPHNDNKQPSNFNHVGLDHNGFDHGGYDVSGFDSSGWDRQGYDKDGFDHDHIDREGYDVSGYNRYGFNRSNLTWFGMRWDGMFMTGNNRDREDGEREKEEEKEGDKEERREEQRAKVMSELFVDGGYSTYGFDPFGLDRGGFDVFGFRPDGYDKDRCNWFFDGPHYLRFYFHTMQQLSSTNPQALNHITRTCPPITSLPGHWLSQDWMALDPKQGYALIGQPQREWVEPKPPKVHPSMVTLSRPVDVWLPVTPDLRFCFELHWFSGCPLGSAPVTCPDLCREARCRGYREAECRVRSCGSCFIEWLDPISGSHVICQDW encoded by the exons ATGGATTGCATAGAGACAGATGATGGCTTCTCCTACACTTGCGAGCACCTACCTCTGTTCAAGTGTCAGGCTCGTCTACGAGCCCtccggggagagagggaggctgtgaGTTTCTCCCCTGGCAAGAAGTGCTCCGAGGCGGGCTGCAGCGAGGGCTGCGGCTGCCTCTCTCACGGCCAAGCTCGGAGGTACGGAGAGACCTTCAGGCAAGGCTGCGAGGAGTGCGTGTGCACACAGGGCGGGACGGTGGAGTGTACGTGCACGCAGGCGACGCAGAGGAAAGAGATTCGAGACCTGACGCCGAGAGACAGGAAGCGCTATCAGAGGGCCATCAGGATGCTCCATGCCAGGCCAG gtatgtgggAGGGCTATGCCCAGATGAGAGCCGAGTTTGCCCCCCAGGCTGGAAACCACGCCTACTTCCTCCCCTGGCACCGCTACTTCCTCCGTCTGGTGGAGCGTGAGCTCCAGTCCTTGTCGTCATGCCAACTGGCTGTTCCCTACTTTGAGTGGACGGTCGACTCAGGCTCCCTGCTGTCTTCTGCTGCGTGGCAGGCTGGTCTCTTCGGAGGGGACGGGGCCCCTGGCTCCGACTGCGTCCCCCATCATCCCTTCCAAGGCTGGGCCTCGCGCTCCCGCTGGTCCCCCTGTCTCCGACGGAGCTTCAACACCTCG GTGTGGCTGCCAGACGCGGTAACCCTCCAGAAGCTGGTGAATCAGGGAGACTTCCAGCTCTTCTCCCAGACCCTGCAGACCTTCTCTGGCCTCTTCAGACTCTGGCTGGGGGGCCACATGGCCTCCCCCCTGGCTGCCTACgaccccctctacctctcacacTCTGCCTTCCTGGACAAGCTGTGGACACAATGGCAGGAGAGGCATGGGCATAGGGACGGCCATGTTTTGGAGAGGGGCAAGGCTCATTTGCGTGGCCAGTACTCTGCCCGCCGGGGAAATGTCCGAATGAAACCATTTGGGGTTTCCCCTGACGACGTGATGTCATCAAAGGAACAGCTGTGCGTGGTGTACGTACCCATAACCCTCGGCGCTCCCTGTAATGTGACCTCCTCACAGAGACAATCCCAGCAAGGCCACAACACAGACGCCAGGCCGCACAACGATAACAAACAGCCGTCTAATTTCAACCATGTCGGTTTGGACCATAATGGGTTCGACCACGGTGGCTATGACGTCAGTGGTTTTGACAGCAGTGGCTGGGACCGCCAAGGTTACGACAAGGATGGTTTTGACCACGACCATATTGACAGAGAAGGATATGATGTCTCTGGGTACAACCGCTACGGGTTCAACCGCTCCAACCTCACGTGGTTTGGGATGAGGTGGGACGGCATGTTTATGACAGGCAacaacagggacagagaggatggagagagagaaaaggaggaggagaaagagggcgataaagaggagagaagagaagaacagagagcCAAGGTCATGTCAGAGCTCTTCGTGGATGGCGGCTACAGCACTTACGGTTTTGACCCTTTTGGTTTGGACCGTGGCGGTTTCGATGTGTTTGGGTTTCGACCAGACGGTTACGACAAAGACCGCTGCAACTGGTTCTTTGACGGGCCACACTATCTACGCTTCTACTTCCATACCATGCAACAGTTGAGCTCGACCAATCCCCAAGCTCTAAACCACATCACACGTACCTGCCCCCCTATCACCTCCCTTCCCGGGCACTGGCTCAGTCAGGATTGGATGGCTCTCGACCCTAAGCAAGGCTATGCTCTCATTGGTCAGCCACAGAGGGAGTGGGTAGAACCAAAACCTCCTAAAGTTCATCCTTCCATGGTGACATTGTCAAGGCCAGTGGatgtctggctgcctgtcacCCCTGACCTCAG GTTTTGTTTTGAGCTGCACTGGTTTTCCGGCTGTCCTCTTGGCTCCGCGCCAGTGACCTGTCCTGACCTTTGCCGAGAGGCCCGTTGCCGTGGTTACCGCGAGGCAGAATGTCGTGTGCGTAGCTGCGGTTCCTGCTTCATAGAGTGGTTGGATCCAATCAGTGGCAGCCATGTCATATGTCAGGACTGGTGA
- the LOC134021171 gene encoding uncharacterized protein LOC134021171 isoform X2, with protein MPRARLQLWRLPLLRLLASSLVLYVCLHRTSGMSGWGGCFEGQDVFATVRENSHMGQLVAELVVDTETANGIHWSLTGQNADWFFLEGINLRLNTSSEKVLDREAQGQILMAALTCYEDHNVQLTAVNTLVFSVLAVDADGDTIIYSIDQSSPDADYFKVDLPNSGTVMLVKPLDYETKTQLNVTIYATEMNTPEQFMTSITVTVDVTDGDDQYPQFLPCTLLFQDQSSRICANPVYSVNVTEGEQDIVLDFSPGPIHAVDGDRSLSSPLNYTILSGADNGRFLMDRVTGEVRLTRGVEDRLLTPTLRLRIMAYQRDDPRKYSVATVLIRVLAVNRFPPQFDRAAYRGFVMEGNSPVSLVNTYGNTVLMLHVQDQDFSDGVNHRIQFFLNPTSEHTQFYHVTQDGLLIARTNELMPSQKHMLEVVALDQESGETAQASILVQVLYDGQEVPQGPLGEVGRMNACRLGKAVGLCCVLMSILMCILWAMMHLLRRHWGKSEPSDRGCVAQGKHPNVSLRWFQVVSHRNPMPVRDEVIFHNEALTDCTSTFGLQGKQGIYFRNGPNGGLDPPSKSNLPLPSLSPTLTNFSPALLDTMCAPLSCTPPFSSISSSPAHPSTSPPPSSAPSSPPLQSPAPQNTSPPSPMSSPISIHRATPFHPYLPTLSTVTLLTSPQPPKDSVPPKVNSRVPSDTPTEQDPPAQLPPLPPPRPPPVLTPPIVDDTGTPPPTPESTRTPESPALSINTPTHTAPPPVQWRVTSPSPPETPSEVNCPPPCSEKTHTPREAGAGTGSPTGKQPACSHSGETPGSEKEDEEDIQGDEDAEQNCLRNEDHDREDEELARALERLQPVFLTFRPGAKK; from the exons ATGCCCCGGGCTAGGCTGCAGCTATGGAGGCTGCCTCTGTTGAGGCTGCTGGCCTCCTCTCTGGTGCTATATGTCTGCCTACACAGAACCTCAG GCATGTCCGGTTGGGGAGGATGTTTTGAAGGCCAGGATGTGTTTGCGACCGTCAGAGAGAACAGTCACATGGGACAGCTCGTCGCTGAGCTAGTTGTAGACACAGAGACAGCCAATGGGATTCACTGGAGCCTCACCGGGCAgaatgctgattggttcttCCTGGAGGGCATAAACCTCCGACTCAACACATCATCAGAGAAGGTCCTGGATAGAGAG GCGCAGGGGCAAATCCTTATGGCGGCGCTGACTTGCTATGAAGATCACAATGTTCAG CTGACAGCTGTGAACACATTGGTGTTCTCTGTCCTGGCTGTTGATGCAGATGGAGACACCATCATATACTCCATTGACCAATCATCG cctgaCGCTGATTACTTCAAGGTGGACCTCCCTAACAGTGGGACTGTGATGCTTGTGAAACCTCTGGACTATGAGACCAAGACCCAGCTGAACGTAACCATCTACGCGACG GAGATGAACACACCAGAGCAGTTCATGACCAGCATTACCGTCACCGTCGACGTCACAGACGGAGACGACCAGTACCCACAATTCCTGCCCTGCACGCTACTCTTCCAGGACCAATCCAGTCGCATCTGCGCCAACCCTGTGTACTCTGTCAACGTAACAGAAGGAGAACAG GATATTGTCCTGGACTTCTCTCCTGGACCTATCCACGCTGTAGACGGTGACAGAAGTCTCAGCTCTCCGCTCAACTACACCATCCTGTCAG GGGCCGATAATGGCCGTTTTCTAATGGATAGAGTGACAGGGGAAGTCAGACTAACTCGGGGAGTGGAAGACAGACTCCTCACACCAACACTGCGTCTACGAATCATG gcatACCAGAGGGATGACCCTCGGAAGTACTCGGTTGCCACCGTGCTGATCCGTGTTCTGGCAGTGAACCGGTTCCCTCCGCAGTTTGACCGGGCCGCATACCGGGGCTTTGTGATGGAGGGCAACAGCCCCGTCTCCCTGGTCAACACCTACGGCAACACGGTGCTGATGCTGCACGTGCAGGACCAGGACTTCTCAGac GGAGTCAATCACAGGATACAATTCTTCTTGAATCCCACATCTGAGCACACTCAGTTCTATCACGTCACACAAGATGGGCTTTTGATCGCCCGGACCAATGAGCTGATGCCGTCGCAGAAACACATGCTAGAG GTAGTGGCTTTGGATCAGGAGTCTGGTGAAACCGCCCAAGCCTCTATACTGGTGCAGGTGTTGTACGATGGACAAGAAg tacctCAGGGCCcgctgggggaggtggggcgCATGAACGCCTGTCGTTTGGGCAAAGCTGTAGGCCTGTGTTGTGTGCTCATGAGCATACTGATGTGCATCCTGTGGGCCATGATGCACCTGCTCCGGAGACACTGGGGGAAGAGCGAGCCCTCCGACCGGGGCTGTGTGGCCCAGGGAAAACACCCCAACGTG AGTTTACGGTGGTTCCAGGTG gTGAGCCATCGCAATCCCATGCCTGTCCGCGATGAGGTTATCTTCCACAATGAGGCTCTCACCGACTGCACCTCCACCTTCGGCCTCCAGGGCAAACAGGGTATCTACTTCAGGAATGGCCCCAACGGAGGCCTCGATCCCCCCAGCAAGTCTAacctgcctctccccagcctcagccccacctTGACTAACTTCAGCCCTGCACTGCTCGATACCATGTGTGCACCACTCAGCTGCACCCCTCCATTTTCCAGTATCTCTTCCAGCCCTGCTCACCCTAGCACCagtcctcctccatcttctgccccctccagccctcctcttcaGTCTCCTGCTCCCCAAAACACCAGTCCTCCTTCCCCTATGTCTTCACCCATCTCTATCCACAGAGCCACACCTTTCCATCCATACCTCCCCACTCTTTCAACAGTTACTTTACTCACTTCACCCCAGCCACCGAAAGACTCGGTTCCACCTAAGGTCAACTCAAGGGTGCCCAGTGATACACCCACAGAACAGGACCCCCCCGCTCAACTcccacctctgcctcctccacgACCCCCACCGGTGCTTACACCCCCCATCGTCGATGACACAggcacacccccacccacccccgaaTCCACCCGCACACCAGAGTCCCCCGCGTTGTCCATTaatacacccacccacacggCACCTCCCCCCGTCCAATGGCgtgtcacctccccctctccacccgaAACACCGTCCGAGGTAAACTGCCCCCCTCCTTGCTCCGAGAAGACCCACACGCCCAGGGAGGCGGGAGCGGGCACAGGGAGCCCAACTGGAAAGCAGCCAGCTTGCTCGCACTCTGGAGAGACCCCTGGCAGCGagaaagaggatgaggaggacattCAGGGGGATGAAGATGCAGAGCAGAACTGTCTGAGGAACGAGGATCATgacagggaggatgaagagCTGGCGAGAGCCCTCGAACGCCTACAGCCCGTCTTCCTCACCTTCCGACCTGGCGCAAAGAAGTAA
- the LOC134021171 gene encoding protocadherin beta-10 isoform X1 → MPRARLQLWRLPLLRLLASSLVLYVCLHRTSGMSGWGGCFEGQDVFATVRENSHMGQLVAELVVDTETANGIHWSLTGQNADWFFLEGINLRLNTSSEKVLDREAQGQILMAALTCYEDHNVQNKYRIMVEILNENDNLPVFVNTTVQPLIISELTAVNTLVFSVLAVDADGDTIIYSIDQSSPDADYFKVDLPNSGTVMLVKPLDYETKTQLNVTIYATEMNTPEQFMTSITVTVDVTDGDDQYPQFLPCTLLFQDQSSRICANPVYSVNVTEGEQDIVLDFSPGPIHAVDGDRSLSSPLNYTILSGADNGRFLMDRVTGEVRLTRGVEDRLLTPTLRLRIMAYQRDDPRKYSVATVLIRVLAVNRFPPQFDRAAYRGFVMEGNSPVSLVNTYGNTVLMLHVQDQDFSDGVNHRIQFFLNPTSEHTQFYHVTQDGLLIARTNELMPSQKHMLEVVALDQESGETAQASILVQVLYDGQEVPQGPLGEVGRMNACRLGKAVGLCCVLMSILMCILWAMMHLLRRHWGKSEPSDRGCVAQGKHPNVSLRWFQVVSHRNPMPVRDEVIFHNEALTDCTSTFGLQGKQGIYFRNGPNGGLDPPSKSNLPLPSLSPTLTNFSPALLDTMCAPLSCTPPFSSISSSPAHPSTSPPPSSAPSSPPLQSPAPQNTSPPSPMSSPISIHRATPFHPYLPTLSTVTLLTSPQPPKDSVPPKVNSRVPSDTPTEQDPPAQLPPLPPPRPPPVLTPPIVDDTGTPPPTPESTRTPESPALSINTPTHTAPPPVQWRVTSPSPPETPSEVNCPPPCSEKTHTPREAGAGTGSPTGKQPACSHSGETPGSEKEDEEDIQGDEDAEQNCLRNEDHDREDEELARALERLQPVFLTFRPGAKK, encoded by the exons ATGCCCCGGGCTAGGCTGCAGCTATGGAGGCTGCCTCTGTTGAGGCTGCTGGCCTCCTCTCTGGTGCTATATGTCTGCCTACACAGAACCTCAG GCATGTCCGGTTGGGGAGGATGTTTTGAAGGCCAGGATGTGTTTGCGACCGTCAGAGAGAACAGTCACATGGGACAGCTCGTCGCTGAGCTAGTTGTAGACACAGAGACAGCCAATGGGATTCACTGGAGCCTCACCGGGCAgaatgctgattggttcttCCTGGAGGGCATAAACCTCCGACTCAACACATCATCAGAGAAGGTCCTGGATAGAGAG GCGCAGGGGCAAATCCTTATGGCGGCGCTGACTTGCTATGAAGATCACAATGTTCAG AATAAATATAGGATCATGGTGGAGATTCTAAATGAGAATGATAATTTGCCTGTGTTTGTAAATACTACTGTCCAGCCACTCATTATCAGTGAG CTGACAGCTGTGAACACATTGGTGTTCTCTGTCCTGGCTGTTGATGCAGATGGAGACACCATCATATACTCCATTGACCAATCATCG cctgaCGCTGATTACTTCAAGGTGGACCTCCCTAACAGTGGGACTGTGATGCTTGTGAAACCTCTGGACTATGAGACCAAGACCCAGCTGAACGTAACCATCTACGCGACG GAGATGAACACACCAGAGCAGTTCATGACCAGCATTACCGTCACCGTCGACGTCACAGACGGAGACGACCAGTACCCACAATTCCTGCCCTGCACGCTACTCTTCCAGGACCAATCCAGTCGCATCTGCGCCAACCCTGTGTACTCTGTCAACGTAACAGAAGGAGAACAG GATATTGTCCTGGACTTCTCTCCTGGACCTATCCACGCTGTAGACGGTGACAGAAGTCTCAGCTCTCCGCTCAACTACACCATCCTGTCAG GGGCCGATAATGGCCGTTTTCTAATGGATAGAGTGACAGGGGAAGTCAGACTAACTCGGGGAGTGGAAGACAGACTCCTCACACCAACACTGCGTCTACGAATCATG gcatACCAGAGGGATGACCCTCGGAAGTACTCGGTTGCCACCGTGCTGATCCGTGTTCTGGCAGTGAACCGGTTCCCTCCGCAGTTTGACCGGGCCGCATACCGGGGCTTTGTGATGGAGGGCAACAGCCCCGTCTCCCTGGTCAACACCTACGGCAACACGGTGCTGATGCTGCACGTGCAGGACCAGGACTTCTCAGac GGAGTCAATCACAGGATACAATTCTTCTTGAATCCCACATCTGAGCACACTCAGTTCTATCACGTCACACAAGATGGGCTTTTGATCGCCCGGACCAATGAGCTGATGCCGTCGCAGAAACACATGCTAGAG GTAGTGGCTTTGGATCAGGAGTCTGGTGAAACCGCCCAAGCCTCTATACTGGTGCAGGTGTTGTACGATGGACAAGAAg tacctCAGGGCCcgctgggggaggtggggcgCATGAACGCCTGTCGTTTGGGCAAAGCTGTAGGCCTGTGTTGTGTGCTCATGAGCATACTGATGTGCATCCTGTGGGCCATGATGCACCTGCTCCGGAGACACTGGGGGAAGAGCGAGCCCTCCGACCGGGGCTGTGTGGCCCAGGGAAAACACCCCAACGTG AGTTTACGGTGGTTCCAGGTG gTGAGCCATCGCAATCCCATGCCTGTCCGCGATGAGGTTATCTTCCACAATGAGGCTCTCACCGACTGCACCTCCACCTTCGGCCTCCAGGGCAAACAGGGTATCTACTTCAGGAATGGCCCCAACGGAGGCCTCGATCCCCCCAGCAAGTCTAacctgcctctccccagcctcagccccacctTGACTAACTTCAGCCCTGCACTGCTCGATACCATGTGTGCACCACTCAGCTGCACCCCTCCATTTTCCAGTATCTCTTCCAGCCCTGCTCACCCTAGCACCagtcctcctccatcttctgccccctccagccctcctcttcaGTCTCCTGCTCCCCAAAACACCAGTCCTCCTTCCCCTATGTCTTCACCCATCTCTATCCACAGAGCCACACCTTTCCATCCATACCTCCCCACTCTTTCAACAGTTACTTTACTCACTTCACCCCAGCCACCGAAAGACTCGGTTCCACCTAAGGTCAACTCAAGGGTGCCCAGTGATACACCCACAGAACAGGACCCCCCCGCTCAACTcccacctctgcctcctccacgACCCCCACCGGTGCTTACACCCCCCATCGTCGATGACACAggcacacccccacccacccccgaaTCCACCCGCACACCAGAGTCCCCCGCGTTGTCCATTaatacacccacccacacggCACCTCCCCCCGTCCAATGGCgtgtcacctccccctctccacccgaAACACCGTCCGAGGTAAACTGCCCCCCTCCTTGCTCCGAGAAGACCCACACGCCCAGGGAGGCGGGAGCGGGCACAGGGAGCCCAACTGGAAAGCAGCCAGCTTGCTCGCACTCTGGAGAGACCCCTGGCAGCGagaaagaggatgaggaggacattCAGGGGGATGAAGATGCAGAGCAGAACTGTCTGAGGAACGAGGATCATgacagggaggatgaagagCTGGCGAGAGCCCTCGAACGCCTACAGCCCGTCTTCCTCACCTTCCGACCTGGCGCAAAGAAGTAA